A window from Nitrospira sp. encodes these proteins:
- a CDS encoding ABC transporter ATP-binding protein, with amino-acid sequence MERQTQPAAVRLRGIVKSFGTGDTKVTVLRGIDLDIYLGEMLLLVGESGGGKTTLLSAIAGILDIDEGDIDVLGVPLSDLPAGKRTTFRGQTMGFIYQQFNLLPALTAAENVAVPLLIQKIGRSEALRRARAMLERVGLGDRAEFLPKNLSGGQQQRVAIARALVNEPRLLICDEPTAALDGQNGQKIMELLREVGRAPDRCVVIVTHDSRIFHFGDRMANLTDGRIVGIETITREGTA; translated from the coding sequence GTGGAACGACAGACACAACCGGCAGCCGTCAGGCTTCGCGGGATCGTGAAATCCTTCGGCACCGGCGACACGAAAGTGACCGTCCTCAGAGGAATCGATCTCGACATTTATCTGGGCGAGATGCTGTTGCTCGTCGGCGAATCCGGGGGCGGGAAAACCACCCTGTTGTCAGCCATTGCCGGCATTCTCGACATTGATGAAGGCGACATCGATGTGCTGGGGGTGCCGCTGAGCGATCTGCCGGCAGGGAAGCGCACGACATTCCGCGGCCAGACGATGGGCTTCATCTATCAGCAATTCAATCTGCTGCCTGCATTGACGGCAGCCGAGAACGTCGCCGTGCCGCTCCTGATCCAGAAGATCGGTCGCTCCGAAGCCTTACGGCGGGCGCGGGCCATGCTCGAGCGAGTCGGCCTCGGTGACCGGGCTGAATTCCTGCCCAAGAACTTATCCGGTGGGCAGCAACAACGAGTCGCCATCGCCAGGGCGCTGGTCAATGAACCGCGCCTGCTCATCTGCGATGAGCCGACTGCGGCACTGGATGGCCAAAACGGACAGAAGATCATGGAGCTGTTACGCGAAGTGGGACGCGCACCGGACCGCTGTGTCGTCATCGTCACTCACGACAGCCGCATCTTTCACTTCGGCGACCGTATGGCCAACCTCACGGATGGACGGATTGTCGGCATCGAAACGATTACGAGAGAGGGCACGGCATGA
- a CDS encoding efflux RND transporter periplasmic adaptor subunit: MIILKRVSVWAALAGIAFAAWVLMGANKTEPMPTPISEPPRSPYEQTVAASGIIESVNENVRIAPPVAGLITKMFVAVGDQVKEQAPLFQLDDRELRAQLLIRDAAIPPLQAQIDEQKYRIGDLDTQLRRLKSVHDERAVSEDDLKRTWYALEVAKRTQQRLEANLKQAIAQREEVTMLLDRLTVRAPRDGAILQVNVRAGEYATPGSSEPLMLLGDTQRLQIRADVDEVNAPLVVPQASGVASLKSMAGTKIPLTFVRIEPYVVPKKSLTGENTERVDTRVLQIIYRFDRPPFPVYAGQQVDVFIQRQPAGPAASASHPAAARQQEPAP; the protein is encoded by the coding sequence ATGATTATCCTCAAACGCGTCAGTGTATGGGCCGCCCTGGCCGGGATTGCCTTCGCAGCCTGGGTCCTGATGGGCGCCAATAAAACCGAACCGATGCCCACACCGATTTCTGAGCCGCCCCGTTCACCCTATGAACAGACCGTGGCGGCATCCGGAATCATCGAGTCCGTGAACGAAAACGTCCGCATCGCCCCACCGGTCGCCGGCCTGATTACCAAGATGTTCGTAGCCGTCGGCGATCAGGTGAAAGAGCAGGCCCCGCTTTTCCAACTCGACGACCGGGAATTGCGCGCCCAATTGCTGATCCGCGACGCGGCAATTCCGCCGCTGCAAGCCCAGATCGACGAGCAGAAATACCGCATCGGCGATCTCGACACCCAGTTGCGCCGACTCAAATCCGTGCACGATGAACGTGCCGTGAGTGAAGACGATCTCAAGCGCACGTGGTATGCCCTCGAGGTTGCGAAGCGCACGCAGCAGCGCCTCGAAGCCAATCTGAAGCAAGCCATCGCCCAGCGCGAGGAAGTCACGATGCTCCTCGACCGGCTGACTGTTCGAGCTCCCCGCGATGGAGCCATTTTGCAGGTCAATGTTCGAGCGGGAGAATACGCGACTCCGGGATCGAGCGAGCCGCTCATGCTCCTCGGCGACACCCAGCGGTTGCAAATTAGAGCCGACGTCGACGAGGTGAACGCCCCGCTGGTCGTTCCACAGGCATCGGGAGTAGCCTCTCTCAAATCGATGGCCGGCACAAAGATTCCGCTCACCTTCGTCCGCATCGAGCCCTATGTCGTCCCGAAGAAATCGCTGACGGGAGAGAATACCGAACGAGTCGACACCAGAGTCCTTCAGATCATCTACCGATTTGATCGTCCGCCGTTTCCCGTCTATGCCGGCCAACAAGTTGATGTGTTCATCCAACGCCAACCTGCCGGCCCGGCAGCATCAGCATCCCACCCTGCCGCAGCTCGCCAGCAGGAGCCGGCGCCATGA
- a CDS encoding response regulator, with product MDQTAANSPASHSPATILVVDDEPSIIKLCRALLQAEGYTILEADGSSEALKICSKHEGPIDVLLTDLVLPPPGFQLASGSNAFPHVHGHELAMRAATMRQGLRIILMSGNPDKELTSHGIKRGALPFLQKPFEKAALIQLIRDVLQSPPPALNLHLGKAANDVDWFG from the coding sequence ATGGATCAGACTGCCGCCAATAGCCCAGCGTCTCACTCACCCGCAACAATTCTCGTCGTGGATGACGAGCCGTCCATCATCAAGTTATGCCGCGCACTCCTCCAGGCTGAAGGCTACACAATCCTGGAAGCGGATGGCAGTTCGGAGGCGCTGAAAATCTGTTCAAAGCACGAGGGGCCGATTGATGTCTTACTGACCGACCTGGTACTGCCTCCTCCGGGATTCCAGCTCGCTTCCGGTTCGAATGCGTTTCCCCATGTCCATGGGCATGAACTGGCCATGCGCGCCGCCACCATGCGCCAAGGGCTCCGAATCATCCTTATGTCGGGGAATCCTGACAAGGAACTCACCAGCCACGGCATCAAGCGAGGCGCACTGCCATTCCTGCAAAAGCCGTTTGAAAAAGCTGCTTTGATTCAGCTGATCCGCGATGTCCTCCAGAGTCCCCCTCCGGCGCTCAATCTGCATCTGGGGAAAGCGGCGAACGATGTCGACTGGTTCGGGTAA
- a CDS encoding 2OG-Fe(II) oxygenase family protein, which produces MGSQGEVRSSTVALSELQSFSFRQSPVLVVENFWSADERQYFRDAMNQAAWKSLSDLPKVREDFPDSGNWAKAEIGPAQGNRFLSRLQLPCIQEHMESFPNIIGRHMGFSYYSYSAGDCLLTHDDTDQGQPVGGRRAPSRRIALVSYFHEEWQSDWGGELIVYATRSTHTAEKPALSVTHCIEPRPGSLVMFTVPRFHRVCRVDQTAGQHRRLSIAGWFMTEHA; this is translated from the coding sequence GTGGGGAGTCAGGGAGAGGTACGTTCGTCGACGGTGGCGCTCTCGGAGCTGCAGTCGTTTTCATTCCGCCAGAGTCCGGTGCTGGTCGTGGAAAACTTTTGGTCGGCCGATGAGCGGCAGTATTTCCGCGACGCGATGAATCAGGCGGCCTGGAAGAGTTTGTCGGATCTTCCCAAGGTGCGGGAAGATTTCCCGGATTCAGGCAATTGGGCGAAAGCGGAGATCGGCCCGGCGCAGGGGAATCGATTCTTGTCCCGATTGCAGCTGCCTTGTATTCAGGAACACATGGAATCGTTTCCGAACATCATCGGCCGCCACATGGGGTTCAGTTACTACTCGTATTCGGCCGGGGATTGCTTGCTGACGCACGACGATACCGATCAGGGGCAGCCGGTCGGAGGCCGACGGGCCCCGTCACGGCGAATTGCGCTGGTGAGTTATTTCCACGAGGAGTGGCAGTCGGATTGGGGAGGGGAACTGATCGTCTATGCCACTCGTTCGACCCACACGGCAGAGAAGCCGGCATTGTCCGTCACGCATTGTATCGAGCCTCGTCCGGGGTCCCTGGTCATGTTCACCGTGCCGCGGTTTCACCGTGTGTGTCGGGTCGATCAAACGGCCGGTCAACACCGACGCCTCTCCATCGCAGGCTGGTTCATGACGGAGCATGCCTAG
- a CDS encoding ABC transporter permease, with amino-acid sequence MNYVALRMLFGDRAKYLMLLCGLTFAVMLIVQQGSIFWGLMIWSQSSVSNLNVPIWVTDPGIAQVDEVKPIADTAVDRVRSVPGVEWAVPLYKGLLRARLSNGDYHQITLTGLESSTLIGRPAEVLEGRFEDVLQPDAVVLDQWAVERMGGPNVIKIGTVFELNDKLARVVAIAKTQKSFTNIPVVYTTYERAIRYVPRERRTLSYVLAKAKDGVSPAEVTARIHEQTGLGAFTAEDFGWKTIGWVLKNTGIGINFGTTILLGFIVGMAIAGQTFYLFTVENLRQFGALKAMGASTFTLARMILLQAFTVGLTGYGVGIGLATVFGFFTARSGGLPFIETWQLLLLVLVALLAICTFSALISIIKLARLEPAIVFR; translated from the coding sequence GTGAACTACGTGGCGCTCAGAATGCTGTTCGGCGATCGCGCCAAGTATCTCATGCTGCTCTGCGGCTTGACCTTCGCCGTGATGCTCATCGTTCAGCAGGGTTCCATCTTCTGGGGGCTCATGATCTGGTCCCAATCCAGCGTCAGCAATCTCAACGTGCCGATCTGGGTCACGGATCCCGGCATTGCCCAGGTCGATGAAGTGAAGCCGATCGCCGACACCGCGGTGGACCGTGTGCGCAGTGTGCCCGGCGTCGAATGGGCCGTGCCGCTCTACAAAGGATTATTACGCGCCCGCCTATCGAACGGAGACTATCATCAGATCACTCTCACGGGGCTGGAATCCTCAACACTGATCGGGCGGCCGGCCGAAGTCTTAGAAGGACGGTTCGAAGATGTGCTGCAGCCCGATGCCGTCGTGCTGGACCAATGGGCGGTGGAACGGATGGGCGGCCCGAACGTCATCAAGATCGGCACGGTCTTCGAACTGAACGACAAGCTGGCCCGCGTCGTCGCCATCGCCAAGACCCAAAAGAGCTTCACCAACATCCCGGTCGTCTACACCACCTACGAACGGGCCATCCGCTACGTGCCTCGTGAGCGCCGGACCCTGTCCTATGTCCTCGCCAAAGCGAAAGACGGTGTCTCTCCCGCAGAAGTCACCGCACGCATCCATGAACAGACCGGGCTGGGCGCCTTCACCGCCGAAGACTTCGGCTGGAAAACTATCGGTTGGGTCCTCAAGAATACCGGCATTGGGATCAACTTCGGCACGACGATCCTGCTGGGATTCATCGTCGGCATGGCGATCGCCGGGCAAACGTTTTACTTGTTCACCGTCGAAAACCTCCGGCAATTCGGCGCCCTCAAAGCGATGGGCGCATCGACCTTTACGCTGGCACGGATGATCCTCTTGCAAGCCTTCACGGTAGGCCTTACCGGCTATGGAGTCGGCATCGGCCTCGCCACGGTGTTCGGGTTCTTCACGGCACGGAGCGGCGGCTTACCCTTCATCGAGACCTGGCAACTGCTGCTCCTCGTACTGGTGGCACTCTTGGCCATCTGCACATTTTCAGCGTTGATCAGCATCATCAAACTCGCCCGGCTCGAGCCGGCGATTGTCTTCCGGTGA
- a CDS encoding efflux transporter outer membrane subunit — protein MTRRTSTLTIVLAALSLTACVQGKNYERPAVDVPSNWSNIAEADPAQFPADQQPDAEWWCAFGNDELTGLIERALQQNHDVKRAVARVLESRAAVMSASAGLYPQVNLQGSYSSLAVSKNTFAGLGLARGGQPGPQVFATPGSTFNLWNGSMDLRWELDFWGRIRRGEEAAVAEVGANEQDARAVALSLISDLGQSYFRIRELDEQIEIAARTVAVRQESLDIIKKRASVGLASDLDVARTDVLLAEAAGLLPDLTRSRTVELHRLEVLTGSSPGSIDLPRKALSAAVTQPEIPVGLPSQLLERRPDILQSESTLMAANARIGQARAYFFPTLSITGQGGLQSAEFANWFSGNSWNYSIGPSITLPIFLGGTNVARLDQAESRYQQMLESYQQTILQAFREVADLLVSLNSRGEQLARQQEQLAAARTAVTLATVRYRKGLVNYLDVLDAQRVVLSAETQVVLTERARLTDMVSLFKALGGGWKQPAPPISPS, from the coding sequence ATGACGCGGCGCACGTCGACCCTTACAATCGTACTCGCGGCTCTGAGTCTGACTGCCTGCGTACAGGGAAAGAACTATGAACGCCCGGCCGTCGACGTTCCGAGCAACTGGTCGAACATCGCAGAGGCAGATCCGGCGCAATTTCCCGCCGATCAGCAGCCCGATGCCGAATGGTGGTGCGCATTCGGAAACGACGAACTCACCGGTCTCATCGAGCGCGCCCTGCAGCAGAATCACGATGTGAAACGCGCGGTGGCCCGCGTGCTCGAAAGCCGCGCGGCCGTCATGTCTGCCTCGGCGGGACTCTATCCCCAGGTCAACCTACAGGGCAGTTACAGCAGTCTGGCCGTCTCGAAAAACACCTTCGCGGGCCTGGGGCTTGCCCGAGGCGGACAGCCGGGGCCGCAAGTCTTCGCCACCCCCGGCAGTACATTCAACCTCTGGAACGGATCCATGGATCTGCGCTGGGAACTGGATTTCTGGGGCCGCATCCGCCGCGGGGAAGAGGCTGCCGTCGCCGAGGTCGGCGCGAATGAACAGGATGCCAGGGCGGTCGCCCTGTCTTTGATCAGCGATCTTGGACAGTCTTACTTCCGCATTCGTGAGCTCGACGAACAGATTGAGATTGCTGCCAGAACCGTTGCAGTACGACAGGAATCCTTGGACATTATCAAGAAGCGGGCATCGGTCGGCCTCGCCTCCGACCTGGATGTGGCGAGAACCGACGTTTTATTGGCCGAAGCTGCCGGATTGCTCCCCGACTTGACGCGAAGCCGGACGGTGGAACTGCATCGCCTTGAGGTCCTCACGGGTTCATCGCCCGGCTCGATTGACCTTCCTCGCAAGGCTCTGAGCGCCGCCGTGACGCAACCGGAAATTCCCGTCGGTTTGCCCTCTCAGTTACTCGAACGGCGACCGGATATTCTCCAATCAGAATCCACGCTGATGGCCGCGAATGCCCGGATCGGCCAGGCCCGCGCCTACTTCTTCCCGACCCTGTCCATCACCGGACAGGGCGGCCTCCAAAGCGCCGAATTCGCCAACTGGTTTTCAGGAAACAGCTGGAACTACAGTATCGGTCCATCGATCACCCTGCCGATTTTCCTCGGCGGAACGAATGTGGCACGGCTCGATCAGGCGGAATCGCGCTACCAGCAAATGTTGGAAAGCTATCAGCAGACCATCCTCCAGGCCTTTCGGGAAGTGGCCGATCTGCTGGTGTCCCTGAATAGCAGAGGCGAGCAGTTGGCTCGCCAGCAGGAACAGCTCGCGGCTGCCAGGACGGCTGTGACCCTGGCCACAGTCAGGTATCGCAAAGGCCTGGTGAATTACCTGGATGTGCTTGATGCCCAACGGGTTGTGCTCTCGGCCGAAACCCAAGTAGTCCTGACTGAACGGGCACGATTGACGGATATGGTCAGCCTGTTCAAAGCGTTGGGGGGAGGATGGAAGCAGCCGGCCCCACCGATTTCTCCGTCATAA